One region of Bartonella alsatica genomic DNA includes:
- a CDS encoding class I SAM-dependent methyltransferase, with translation MDIVTLKDFYASTLGLRVQATLCDQLNLWWPDLSDKRVMGLGYALPYLSVLRIRAQQCFAFMPAAQGALPWPCAEKVATALVFEEDLPLPDASVDCVLLVHALEYTENSFETLNEIWRVLVPNGSLIVIVPNRSGFWARNACTPFGYGQPYSRQQIARLFGKTNFISGPVQEIVYYTPSSSYVSRLFSFFYEPFARYLLPYFGGLLMCQAQKRVYQGLFVQRRQSRRVFIPALSPQAYESSSHFVSNSISRQH, from the coding sequence TTGGATATAGTTACACTGAAAGATTTTTATGCTTCAACGCTTGGATTGCGTGTGCAGGCGACATTGTGTGACCAATTAAATTTATGGTGGCCTGATCTTTCTGATAAACGGGTTATGGGTTTGGGGTATGCGCTTCCTTATCTTTCTGTGTTACGTATACGTGCACAACAATGTTTTGCTTTTATGCCTGCTGCTCAAGGTGCTTTGCCTTGGCCTTGTGCTGAGAAAGTTGCTACAGCACTTGTTTTTGAAGAAGATTTACCGCTTCCTGATGCTTCCGTTGATTGTGTTTTGTTGGTACATGCACTTGAATATACAGAGAATTCTTTCGAAACGCTGAATGAAATATGGCGTGTTTTAGTTCCTAATGGTAGTTTGATTGTTATTGTTCCTAATCGCTCTGGCTTTTGGGCACGCAACGCTTGTACACCTTTTGGTTATGGACAACCTTATAGCCGACAACAAATTGCTCGTTTGTTTGGAAAAACAAATTTTATTTCTGGGCCAGTGCAAGAAATTGTATACTATACACCTTCTTCAAGTTATGTTTCGCGATTATTCTCGTTTTTTTATGAGCCATTTGCACGCTATCTTTTGCCTTATTTTGGTGGACTCTTAATGTGTCAAGCGCAAAAACGTGTTTATCAAGGTTTGTTTGTACAGCGTCGTCAATCGCGGCGTGTTTTTATTCCTGCATTATCGCCTCAAGCCTATGAAAGCTCTTCACATTTTGTTTCAAATTCCATTTCACGACAGCATTAG
- the lptM gene encoding LPS translocon maturation chaperone LptM: protein MKIILRNLTIVLLGGIILVGCGRKGSLEMPLPSVEKPGQGTSVAKSEEDKLFILDRLIK, encoded by the coding sequence ATGAAAATTATTTTAAGGAATTTAACAATTGTCCTTTTGGGGGGTATTATTCTTGTTGGGTGTGGGCGTAAGGGATCATTGGAGATGCCTCTTCCAAGTGTGGAGAAGCCTGGGCAAGGAACATCTGTTGCTAAAAGTGAAGAAGACAAACTTTTTATTCTTGATCGTTTGATAAAGTAG
- the lysA gene encoding diaminopimelate decarboxylase: protein MHFFPYHQGMLYVEGLSLSALAQEVGTPFYCYSANALVTRFRDCQKAFQEMPSLIAYAVKANSNQAVLQLLAANGSGADVVSEGELRRALAVGIPAHRIVYSGVGKTVREIDFALSQDIYCFNVESEPELEQLSQRAVALSKTARVSLRINPDIDAKTHKKITTGKSENKFGIPLLFARNAYKKAASLPGLQVSGVDMHIGSQICDLKPFEEAFLVIANFVRQLWSDGYAITHIDIGGGLGITYGNEEHIIPSFFDYAALVKKHIAPLGINIIVEPGRSIVGEAGVLVTSVLYLKKGKGRNFVIVDAAMNDLIRPTLYDAWQNVVLVKQTPVDAALIRADIVGAVCETGDYLALNRCVPILAPGDLLAITGAGAYGAVMASTYNSRLLVPEVLVQDTRYAVIRPRLDYAQLLECDHIPDWIKCC, encoded by the coding sequence GTGCATTTTTTCCCTTATCATCAAGGTATGCTCTATGTTGAAGGTCTTTCGCTTTCTGCTCTTGCGCAGGAGGTAGGGACACCTTTTTATTGTTATTCGGCTAACGCTTTAGTTACACGTTTTAGAGACTGTCAAAAGGCTTTTCAAGAGATGCCAAGTTTGATTGCTTATGCGGTCAAAGCCAATTCTAATCAAGCAGTCTTGCAACTTTTAGCAGCGAATGGATCGGGAGCTGATGTGGTTTCAGAAGGTGAATTACGGCGTGCGCTTGCTGTTGGTATTCCTGCACATCGTATTGTTTATTCTGGTGTTGGGAAAACAGTGAGAGAGATAGATTTTGCTCTTTCCCAGGATATTTATTGTTTTAATGTTGAGTCAGAGCCAGAACTCGAACAATTGTCACAACGTGCTGTAGCGCTTTCAAAAACAGCACGTGTTTCATTGCGTATTAATCCAGATATTGATGCAAAAACTCATAAAAAAATTACAACAGGAAAATCTGAAAATAAATTCGGTATTCCACTGTTGTTTGCAAGAAATGCTTACAAAAAAGCTGCTTCTTTACCTGGGTTGCAGGTTAGCGGTGTCGATATGCATATTGGTAGTCAGATCTGTGATTTAAAACCTTTTGAGGAGGCATTTCTTGTTATTGCAAATTTTGTGCGTCAATTATGGAGCGATGGTTATGCGATAACACATATAGATATTGGTGGTGGGCTTGGTATTACATACGGTAATGAAGAACATATCATACCTTCTTTTTTTGATTATGCAGCGCTGGTGAAGAAACATATTGCACCTTTAGGAATCAATATTATCGTGGAACCGGGACGTAGCATTGTTGGCGAAGCTGGTGTGTTGGTGACATCTGTTCTCTATTTAAAGAAAGGAAAAGGGCGGAATTTCGTTATTGTTGATGCGGCAATGAATGATCTTATACGCCCAACGCTTTATGATGCATGGCAAAATGTGGTACTTGTGAAACAAACACCAGTAGATGCAGCGCTCATTCGGGCAGATATTGTTGGTGCAGTTTGCGAAACCGGTGATTATTTGGCGTTAAATCGCTGTGTGCCAATTTTGGCACCAGGTGATCTTTTGGCTATTACAGGGGCAGGTGCTTATGGTGCAGTGATGGCAAGTACCTATAATAGCCGACTTTTAGTACCGGAAGTTCTTGTTCAGGATACACGTTATGCGGTCATTCGTCCACGTCTTGATTATGCACAATTGTTAGAATGTGATCATATTCCAGATTGGATCAAGTGTTGTTAA
- a CDS encoding glutamine amidotransferase, with protein sequence MFLSPRCFGKKQKKSKPRIAVVIHRRSTYTGRLEKFLQQSGFVLDIYRPILGQKLPDTLKYYAGVVILGGPMSVNDKDTYIGEEIDWISLSLKENKPFLGICLGAQMLARNLGGRVNTRSDGTVEVGWYPLEPTSQGKVLMNWPEMVYHFHDEGIYDLPKEAVLLATGDVYPTQAFRYGKNAWGLQFHAEFTRAMMRRLVVRSAHKLTEKGAQPASAHLQGRLIYDQALSQWFENALRQIFVYPLHMHES encoded by the coding sequence ATGTTTTTAAGTCCAAGGTGTTTTGGTAAAAAACAAAAAAAAAGCAAACCAAGAATTGCGGTGGTTATTCATCGTCGATCTACATATACTGGTCGTTTGGAAAAATTTTTGCAACAAAGTGGTTTTGTTCTTGATATTTACCGTCCTATTTTAGGTCAGAAACTCCCCGACACATTGAAGTATTACGCTGGTGTTGTCATTTTAGGGGGACCTATGAGTGTGAATGATAAAGATACCTATATTGGTGAGGAAATTGATTGGATTTCTTTATCGCTAAAAGAGAATAAGCCTTTTTTGGGTATTTGTCTTGGTGCACAAATGTTAGCCCGAAATTTAGGTGGGCGTGTGAATACAAGAAGTGATGGAACCGTTGAAGTTGGCTGGTATCCGTTGGAACCAACCTCGCAAGGAAAGGTATTGATGAATTGGCCAGAAATGGTCTATCATTTTCATGATGAAGGTATTTATGATTTACCTAAAGAGGCAGTGCTTTTGGCAACGGGAGATGTATATCCTACACAAGCTTTCCGTTATGGAAAAAATGCATGGGGTTTGCAATTTCATGCCGAGTTCACACGTGCTATGATGCGACGTTTGGTAGTGCGTTCGGCACACAAATTAACCGAAAAAGGCGCTCAACCCGCTTCTGCACATTTGCAAGGCCGTTTAATCTATGATCAAGCTTTGAGCCAATGGTTTGAAAATGCATTACGACAGATTTTTGTGTACCCGTTACATATGCATGAGAGTTAA
- a CDS encoding heme biosynthesis protein HemY: MIRVFIYSFIICVLGLAFGWVANYNDVVVLTFLHFRFSASLLTVLSLLILFFGSLAFLWWFFSVLFSVPNALSNYFYKRHKKHGYQALSQGMLAVFAGDSVLAQKMEARVNKYLTGTHEPLVKLLQAQTLSLQNNSASAISLYKEMTEEASTKLAGLYGLFHEAIKSKAYEAAQQYAEKALALSPALLWAYQAVLDQLSVSGQWDKALAVFERAQRTLPYSIRSTVERQHTQALLLCGQARHLFETHPAAARAAILKAHKLVPDFVPITVIAADILYKLNEIRKADKMIITAWQKEPHPDLAALYLEREESAVGRLKKAKILASSKDSFESAFLIAKAALDAGEMILAREQAQKALQYHPRESVYLLLADIEEAQGNNQVAVRQWLSLALRAERDPVWMCDGTIFPSWSVVSPISGRLGCFEWKAPPRMPPFTLEVANVVPNKQNDEGIVEKNVDVENKMLKELPPAENYLLHNLQTEKKDTKKQDAKIFTQTHLNVDNPGVKTEEEEKFLSRKKFRFF, from the coding sequence ATGATACGTGTTTTTATTTATAGTTTTATTATATGTGTGCTCGGTTTAGCGTTCGGGTGGGTTGCTAATTATAATGATGTTGTGGTTTTAACATTTTTGCATTTTCGATTTTCTGCTTCATTGCTTACAGTATTGAGCTTACTTATTTTGTTTTTTGGTAGTTTGGCGTTTTTATGGTGGTTTTTTTCTGTACTTTTTTCTGTACCTAACGCTCTTTCCAATTATTTTTATAAACGCCATAAAAAACATGGTTATCAAGCTCTTTCACAAGGGATGCTTGCAGTTTTTGCAGGTGATAGTGTTTTGGCGCAAAAAATGGAGGCACGTGTTAACAAATATCTTACAGGTACACATGAACCGTTGGTGAAACTCTTACAAGCTCAAACTTTGTCTTTGCAAAATAATTCTGCTTCTGCCATCAGTCTTTATAAGGAAATGACAGAAGAAGCATCTACAAAATTGGCTGGGCTTTACGGTTTGTTTCACGAAGCTATAAAGAGCAAAGCTTATGAAGCAGCACAGCAATATGCAGAAAAAGCGCTGGCTTTATCACCAGCACTTTTATGGGCGTATCAAGCTGTGCTTGATCAGCTTAGCGTGAGCGGGCAGTGGGATAAAGCACTTGCTGTTTTTGAACGTGCGCAAAGAACTTTACCCTACTCTATCCGTTCAACTGTAGAGCGTCAACATACACAGGCTTTACTGCTTTGTGGGCAGGCTCGTCATCTATTTGAGACACATCCTGCAGCAGCACGTGCAGCCATTTTGAAAGCACATAAATTGGTGCCTGATTTTGTTCCAATAACAGTTATTGCTGCTGATATTCTTTATAAATTAAATGAGATACGTAAAGCTGATAAAATGATTATCACAGCTTGGCAGAAAGAACCTCATCCTGATTTAGCGGCGCTTTATCTTGAAAGAGAAGAAAGTGCTGTTGGGCGATTGAAAAAGGCTAAGATACTTGCTTCTTCTAAAGATTCATTTGAATCGGCTTTTCTTATTGCTAAAGCAGCTTTGGATGCTGGTGAAATGATATTAGCAAGGGAACAGGCACAGAAAGCACTTCAGTATCATCCACGGGAGAGTGTTTATTTATTGTTGGCAGATATTGAAGAAGCACAAGGAAATAATCAAGTAGCAGTACGTCAATGGCTTTCCTTGGCACTTCGTGCTGAACGTGATCCCGTGTGGATGTGTGACGGTACTATTTTTCCTTCTTGGTCAGTAGTTTCTCCAATAAGTGGGCGTTTGGGTTGCTTTGAGTGGAAAGCGCCTCCCCGTATGCCTCCTTTCACATTGGAGGTTGCCAATGTTGTGCCAAATAAGCAGAATGATGAAGGTATTGTGGAAAAAAATGTTGATGTTGAAAATAAAATGCTTAAAGAATTACCTCCTGCTGAAAATTATCTTTTACATAATCTGCAGACAGAGAAAAAAGATACAAAAAAACAAGATGCTAAGATATTCACCCAAACGCATTTAAATGTCGATAATCCAGGAGTGAAAACAGAAGAAGAAGAGAAATTTTTGTCGAGAAAGAAATTTCGTTTCTTTTAA
- a CDS encoding TIGR02302 family protein, translated as MKNENIESFAIIKLLCVRILMWFILSFERIWVRLLPFLLVLSLFCSLSWFGIFSILDYWPHLLLLGLMLFSALASLFFLIRFRFPTTREINQRLERVNGLKNQPLSIQADSLCSENDDGSSAIVWREHQRRMAKQLHTLKTGFIYPNSAAYDPLALRAVFVLLCVCAFSFSFGSQGGRLADAFDFRPIVDETSMRIDAWVTPPVYTGVAPIYLTKDEKTQLIIPEGSNLVVRIVNGAGITVKAISEEDAHEILFSKKNEKMALNPIVHFETHLEHSIVLFVSSRHKQWQWRLQVIRDQPPTIHWLEKPGRILTGSLELQYELDDDYGVAKAFVEMEPFLNHYKSASALYKAPEIKLLLPRGGKGKMRMVQDVSAHPWAGSEVKITLVAEDDAQQQGRSKTFVMTLPQRVFSNPVARAVSELRRILALDVSAQERVLDMLFALLVRPEEGLQNFAHFLVLQSAWTRLSMAETEDDLRDVVDYLWQIALGIEGNQLESVQKNLKQAQAALRDALRYGAPATEIERLMADLRKAMDEYIHALGEKAQDNGNSNNNNFSRSNLSRDTLEKKLDLIEEMAKIGSSLAAEQLLAEVEQTLDHLQVQKGDQGGQKHQSQSAQMKEKMDKLGDLMRRQQEILNETHRLEMEQKRGESIPEQQRKSLKQKQDELQSELSTLEKELLAQGFESNGAFKKAEEKMNFAGNALDQGKNKISMQNQTDALESLRLGAQNVLEKMREIFKEAADNRNAASSLEDPLGRPLSSKTDEEQENTIISRESDQIRARQILEEIRKRLGKEHILEAEKNYLERLLHFN; from the coding sequence ATGAAAAATGAAAACATCGAAAGTTTTGCAATAATAAAACTTTTGTGTGTGCGCATTTTGATGTGGTTTATCCTTTCATTTGAGCGTATATGGGTACGGTTGTTGCCGTTTCTCCTAGTTCTTAGTCTCTTTTGTTCGCTTAGTTGGTTTGGCATTTTTAGCATTCTAGATTATTGGCCACATTTGCTTTTACTTGGGCTTATGCTTTTTTCGGCGTTGGCGAGTTTATTTTTCCTTATTCGTTTTCGGTTTCCCACAACGAGAGAAATTAATCAGCGTCTTGAACGAGTAAACGGTCTTAAAAATCAACCCTTAAGCATTCAAGCAGATAGTTTATGTTCTGAGAATGATGATGGTTCTAGTGCAATTGTTTGGCGTGAACATCAACGTCGTATGGCGAAACAATTACACACTTTGAAAACAGGATTTATTTATCCTAATAGTGCGGCTTATGATCCTTTAGCTCTGAGGGCTGTGTTTGTTCTGCTTTGTGTATGCGCCTTTAGTTTTTCGTTTGGTTCTCAAGGGGGACGTTTGGCAGATGCATTTGATTTCCGTCCTATAGTCGATGAAACATCAATGCGAATTGATGCTTGGGTAACACCACCTGTTTATACCGGTGTTGCGCCTATTTATTTAACAAAAGATGAGAAAACACAGCTGATAATTCCTGAAGGGAGTAATCTAGTTGTACGTATTGTCAATGGTGCTGGCATTACAGTAAAAGCAATCTCTGAAGAAGATGCACATGAAATTTTGTTTTCAAAAAAAAATGAAAAAATGGCTTTAAATCCAATCGTTCATTTTGAAACACATTTAGAACATTCAATAGTTTTGTTTGTCTCTTCACGTCATAAGCAATGGCAGTGGCGTTTGCAGGTTATTAGAGATCAGCCCCCAACAATTCATTGGTTGGAAAAGCCAGGGCGGATTTTGACTGGTTCGTTAGAATTACAATATGAACTAGATGATGATTATGGAGTGGCAAAGGCTTTTGTTGAAATGGAACCTTTTTTGAATCATTACAAAAGTGCTTCTGCTCTTTATAAAGCACCTGAAATAAAACTTCTTTTGCCGCGTGGTGGAAAGGGTAAAATGCGAATGGTACAAGATGTATCAGCACATCCATGGGCTGGTTCAGAAGTCAAAATTACTTTGGTGGCAGAAGATGATGCGCAGCAGCAAGGTCGCAGCAAAACTTTTGTTATGACATTGCCACAGCGTGTATTTTCAAATCCTGTTGCACGTGCGGTGAGTGAATTACGTCGTATATTAGCTCTTGATGTTTCTGCGCAAGAGCGTGTGCTCGATATGCTTTTTGCTTTACTTGTGCGGCCAGAAGAGGGGCTGCAAAATTTCGCGCATTTTCTTGTTCTACAGAGTGCATGGACAAGGCTTTCTATGGCAGAGACAGAGGATGATTTGCGTGATGTGGTCGATTATTTATGGCAGATTGCTTTGGGTATTGAAGGTAATCAGCTTGAATCCGTTCAGAAAAATTTAAAGCAGGCACAAGCTGCTTTGCGTGATGCACTTCGTTATGGTGCTCCAGCTACAGAAATTGAACGACTTATGGCGGATTTACGCAAAGCCATGGATGAGTATATTCACGCTTTGGGTGAAAAAGCACAAGACAATGGTAATTCTAACAATAACAATTTTAGCCGTTCCAATCTTTCACGGGACACATTAGAAAAAAAGCTCGATTTAATTGAAGAAATGGCTAAAATCGGTTCCTCTTTAGCAGCTGAACAGCTGTTGGCTGAAGTTGAACAGACTCTTGATCATTTGCAAGTTCAAAAAGGTGATCAAGGTGGGCAAAAGCATCAGAGCCAGTCTGCGCAGATGAAAGAAAAAATGGATAAACTTGGAGATTTGATGCGTCGTCAACAAGAAATTCTTAATGAAACACATCGATTAGAAATGGAACAAAAACGTGGAGAAAGCATACCAGAACAGCAAAGAAAATCTTTAAAACAAAAACAAGATGAATTGCAGTCTGAATTGTCAACTTTAGAAAAAGAATTATTGGCACAAGGGTTTGAATCAAATGGTGCATTTAAAAAAGCAGAAGAAAAAATGAATTTTGCTGGAAATGCTCTTGATCAAGGAAAAAATAAAATATCTATGCAAAATCAGACAGATGCTTTAGAATCTTTGCGGCTGGGTGCACAAAATGTTTTAGAAAAAATGCGTGAAATTTTTAAAGAAGCTGCAGATAATCGAAATGCTGCTTCCAGTCTTGAAGATCCATTAGGACGCCCACTTTCTTCAAAAACAGATGAAGAGCAAGAAAATACGATTATATCAAGAGAAAGTGATCAGATACGAGCACGGCAGATTTTGGAAGAAATTCGCAAACGTCTTGGTAAGGAGCATATTCTAGAGGCAGAAAAAAACTATCTTGAAAGGTTGCTTCATTTTAATTAA
- the tsaD gene encoding tRNA (adenosine(37)-N6)-threonylcarbamoyltransferase complex transferase subunit TsaD has product MRLLGIETSCDETAAAVVEYNNEGNSQILSNIVWSQIEHHAPYGGVVPEIAARAHVEILDSLILKALTEANMKLTEIDAIAATSGPGLIGGLLVGVMSAKAISLATGKPFIAVNHLEGHALTAVLTHNVNFPYLLLLVSGGHTQTVLVHEIGNYQRLGTTIDDALGEAFDKTAKLLGLPYPGGPALEKAALLGDKNRIPLPRPLKGEKRLDFSFSGLKTAVRQAATAMAPLTESDVADIAASFQAAVTDTVHDRVHLALQHFTHQYPLSHYKGRHPPALVVAGGVAANQAIRSTLHKLSHQHGFEFIAPPLSLCTDNAAMIAFAGAQKLARGETSSLDIAPRSRWPLDEKSSPLIGMGRRGTKA; this is encoded by the coding sequence ATGCGTCTGTTAGGAATAGAAACAAGTTGCGATGAAACTGCTGCTGCTGTTGTTGAATACAACAATGAAGGAAACAGTCAAATTCTTTCCAATATTGTTTGGAGTCAAATTGAACATCATGCACCTTACGGTGGTGTTGTTCCTGAAATTGCCGCGCGTGCCCATGTTGAAATTCTCGATAGTTTAATTCTGAAAGCCTTAACAGAAGCAAATATGAAATTAACAGAGATCGATGCCATTGCAGCTACGAGTGGCCCTGGTTTAATAGGAGGGCTCTTAGTAGGCGTTATGAGTGCAAAAGCAATCTCTCTTGCCACTGGAAAACCTTTTATTGCCGTAAATCATCTAGAAGGACATGCTTTAACCGCTGTGCTAACACATAATGTTAACTTTCCCTATTTATTACTGTTAGTTTCAGGTGGACATACACAAACAGTTCTTGTTCATGAGATAGGCAATTACCAACGCTTAGGGACCACCATTGATGACGCATTGGGAGAAGCTTTTGATAAAACAGCAAAACTCTTAGGTCTTCCTTACCCTGGGGGCCCAGCACTTGAAAAAGCGGCTTTATTGGGTGATAAAAATCGTATTCCCCTTCCACGACCTTTAAAAGGTGAAAAACGATTGGATTTTTCTTTTTCAGGTCTTAAAACTGCTGTGCGACAAGCCGCAACAGCCATGGCTCCTCTTACAGAAAGCGATGTTGCTGACATTGCGGCAAGCTTTCAAGCAGCAGTTACCGACACAGTGCATGATCGCGTTCATTTGGCTCTGCAACACTTCACCCATCAATATCCCCTCTCTCATTATAAAGGACGTCATCCTCCTGCTTTAGTTGTCGCAGGCGGTGTAGCCGCCAATCAAGCTATCCGTTCTACATTGCACAAACTTTCTCACCAACATGGTTTCGAATTTATAGCTCCCCCTCTTTCTCTGTGTACTGATAACGCTGCAATGATTGCTTTTGCTGGTGCTCAAAAGCTTGCACGGGGAGAAACAAGTTCCCTTGATATCGCCCCTCGCTCACGCTGGCCATTGGACGAAAAATCTAGTCCCTTGATCGGGATGGGTCGCCGTGGAACAAAAGCTTAA
- a CDS encoding COG4223 family protein, whose amino-acid sequence MVDSSKPKVKPHYVDTRRKKLVIEHKTVNHDSEQTKNSAESNTIEKQSKESMQHQHMPNMIWLYLLISGIFGGLIALGLFMGLQWAGVLPFSLMDNRVGGEKALQIAETAKSLGEQANEQLGHMLQEIDALKAEFASFSSQQTETIQSDEASLEESRKTFVVLAKKINDLEKSVQAFIGVSKDMETALSVGKTNANTLTVLKQQLEILQEKIAAKKNEKKEINIALFTAISSLKNAVERGGPYSDELKLLEQLSPSIDGLDLLKKTATVGLQNPAELSAVFARVADEIVGTQNIVAPDASFFEQVLAWIKGLIVSRPIGNVKGTSLGAIVARMEVAIQAGDYEKALSEWQTLPQNAKDVSVDFVHRLETHITVHQLLQKLLMSVQQGSFKATKMQIGTR is encoded by the coding sequence ATGGTAGATTCTTCAAAACCAAAAGTTAAACCACATTATGTTGATACGCGCCGTAAAAAGCTTGTGATTGAACATAAAACTGTAAATCATGATTCAGAGCAAACGAAAAATTCAGCAGAGTCGAATACAATAGAGAAACAAAGCAAAGAAAGCATGCAGCACCAACATATGCCTAATATGATTTGGCTTTATTTACTTATTTCGGGAATTTTTGGTGGTCTCATCGCTTTAGGTCTTTTTATGGGACTTCAGTGGGCAGGCGTGCTTCCTTTTTCTTTGATGGATAATCGTGTCGGAGGGGAAAAGGCTTTACAAATTGCCGAAACAGCGAAAAGTCTAGGTGAACAAGCAAACGAACAATTAGGGCATATGCTTCAAGAAATTGATGCTTTGAAAGCAGAGTTTGCCTCTTTTTCATCACAACAGACTGAAACAATTCAAAGTGATGAAGCATCGCTAGAAGAGAGCAGAAAAACTTTTGTTGTTTTAGCAAAAAAAATAAATGATCTTGAAAAATCTGTGCAAGCTTTTATTGGAGTTTCAAAAGATATGGAAACGGCTTTGTCCGTTGGAAAAACCAATGCAAATACTCTTACTGTATTAAAACAACAGTTAGAAATTCTGCAGGAAAAAATTGCAGCTAAAAAGAATGAGAAAAAAGAAATAAATATTGCACTGTTTACTGCAATTAGTTCCCTCAAAAATGCTGTAGAACGGGGTGGACCGTATAGTGATGAATTAAAGCTATTAGAACAATTGTCGCCTTCGATTGATGGACTCGATTTGTTGAAAAAGACAGCTACTGTAGGTCTTCAAAATCCAGCAGAACTTTCAGCTGTTTTTGCTCGTGTTGCAGATGAAATCGTTGGTACACAAAATATTGTTGCGCCAGATGCTAGTTTTTTTGAACAGGTTTTAGCATGGATAAAAGGTCTTATTGTTTCACGTCCGATTGGAAATGTTAAAGGTACGTCATTGGGGGCAATTGTGGCACGGATGGAAGTTGCTATTCAAGCGGGCGATTACGAAAAGGCTTTGAGCGAATGGCAAACATTGCCCCAAAATGCAAAAGATGTTTCGGTAGATTTCGTTCATCGCCTTGAAACACACATTACTGTTCATCAGTTGCTTCAGAAGTTGTTGATGTCTGTGCAACAGGGATCTTTTAAGGCAACAAAGATGCAAATAGGTACCCGATGA
- a CDS encoding EVE domain-containing protein, translating to MAYWLFKSEPYKWSWDMQKQKGANGEQWDGVRNYQARNNMRTMKYGDKGFFYHSNKGLEIVGIVEVCAEAHPDSTTTDSRWECVDIRALCDMPNPVSLKQIKANPKLKNMVLVNTNRLSVQPVTEDEWKEVCLMGNLKRNTLLF from the coding sequence ATGGCTTATTGGCTTTTTAAATCTGAACCTTATAAATGGTCATGGGACATGCAAAAACAAAAAGGTGCTAATGGCGAACAATGGGATGGTGTACGCAATTATCAAGCCCGTAACAATATGCGCACCATGAAATATGGTGATAAAGGATTTTTCTATCATTCCAATAAAGGATTAGAAATTGTTGGCATTGTAGAAGTATGTGCTGAAGCACACCCTGATTCTACTACTACTGACTCACGCTGGGAATGTGTAGATATCCGCGCACTTTGTGATATGCCAAATCCTGTTTCATTAAAACAGATTAAAGCTAATCCAAAACTGAAAAATATGGTTCTGGTCAATACCAATCGTTTATCGGTACAACCCGTGACTGAAGATGAATGGAAAGAAGTTTGTTTGATGGGCAATCTTAAAAGAAACACGCTTTTATTTTAG
- a CDS encoding response regulator transcription factor has protein sequence MNRYTLLIVEEDNDLRPILVEQLQIHKEFEVFQAKTAEAGIKITQEKNIDLAIFGIGLFDLASREAVKQLRSQGFRSPIIMITNHDTDCDTLLNLEVGANDYVKKPFRFAVLLARIRAQLRQYEQNDDAIFYIGPYTFKPGQKLLIDQQNNEIRLTEKEAAILKYLYHTNDKIVSRETLLEEIWGYNENIITHTLETHIYRLRQKIEKDPSNAQILITEQNGYRLNL, from the coding sequence ATGAACCGCTATACCCTTTTAATTGTTGAAGAAGATAATGATCTGCGCCCTATTTTGGTAGAACAATTGCAAATCCATAAGGAATTTGAAGTATTCCAAGCAAAAACAGCTGAAGCAGGCATAAAAATAACTCAAGAGAAAAATATAGATCTCGCTATTTTTGGTATTGGACTGTTTGATCTTGCTAGCCGTGAAGCCGTTAAACAATTACGCTCTCAAGGATTTCGCTCTCCCATTATCATGATCACAAATCATGATACAGACTGCGATACCCTTTTAAATCTTGAAGTAGGTGCCAATGACTATGTAAAAAAACCCTTCCGCTTTGCGGTGTTATTGGCACGAATCCGTGCTCAACTGCGCCAATATGAGCAAAATGACGATGCAATTTTTTACATCGGACCCTATACTTTTAAACCCGGGCAAAAACTTCTCATTGATCAGCAAAACAACGAAATTCGTCTTACAGAAAAAGAAGCAGCCATTCTAAAATACCTCTATCACACCAATGACAAAATCGTGAGCCGTGAAACACTATTAGAAGAAATTTGGGGCTACAATGAAAACATCATCACTCATACCTTAGAAACCCATATCTACCGTTTGCGACAAAAAATCGAAAAAGATCCCTCCAATGCACAAATTCTCATTACTGAGCAAAACGGTTATCGATTAAACCTTTAA